In Microplitis mediator isolate UGA2020A chromosome 2, iyMicMedi2.1, whole genome shotgun sequence, a single window of DNA contains:
- the LOC130663136 gene encoding protein dispatched, with product MEILWFSRVVAHHPYAILSAVFVLSSTCLIVPLATNNFPDFSNPELGFEARGTALAQRLTAWYNLMRATGARGQLIDNPIEYYNYLLQPTKQNTTDLFNGTRTIAGILRKKPKNKNKKKKYNKLTNETSTGESKDQWDELLRLKNNKNRPAHIHDPVENNNEEFFCHVPSSSYARVVIGSDNKDKNLWSLEGVLAQCHIDAMLRANPEFPNLCELRSVRNPDSKICCRSWSPANYVAFLSNRTSCLGVTDTDLSRIENLLKRCAYYYRNRHLTADCSEDFNCQKQVPAECYKHNNAPYHLLHYLLDSDFMSSDVIKNNTNATLGAAMLFLPIAASSASLKFYKNIAIDGLTYGNFRVVAMELGLKSTLFDRLLVSDSSFLLSGFAFVTICIWAYTSSIILTLSAIMAVIFSLGISYAIYTLVIRINFFPFMNLLAIVVAVGIGADDAFIFCKIWEENKQEKISNGGMTKLVQKTLVHAVPSMLVTSLTTAVAFFASIVSNVTAINCFSLFSGMTVIANFFLMVTWLPASVVVSEHCHIVILSPANFMVRKIIRPLKITMDKVSIGFSNTLSRIVIGLRWLWLPIFGALALAGGMIVFSYPGLRLPDSPNFQLFDSSHQFERYDLQYARKFWFEKRESGEGEGLLPLRFVWGIKPVDNGNYLDPYSRGELEFDETFDISDQKSQVWLHKFCKNLRAQPFYHNTEGPMLSNCFIESFRTWMTRRCEDVIDPQLSRAPCCEASPYPYKPQVLRRCVAEASADLYRTPSYLWTRGGTVAGGMKYLKDSVKPPAQLLSNNNNSISNSNSTALKMPLPKIMALIVEYDSTYSYSLSFSEMNEFFKKVENWMQQQLSTAPRGMKNGWFVSQLEFYELQRTLYEGTLWAMVVSMILALVVLALVTLNPLVSLYAILTIGGAILTTVAALVLLGWRLNVLESVTVSTAIGLAVDFSLHYSVSYRACKSDKKADRVKRVLEQMGGPTLMAAATSGVSGALMLPSHVLAYIQIAIFLLLIMGVSWLYATFFLCPLLAVLGPSPEFAQFHYARLRKFFPGFRGDGGADRKEDASDSAGNSSCRSSKVDWRKKNKSGCMLSESNLSTSSTVCQLHYPDIEIRLPASESSLPSPSSPLLYLDSNQTDSINSRRK from the exons atggaaATTTTGTGGTTTTCTCGAGTTGTTGCCCATCATCCCTATGCAATATTATCAGCAGTATTTGTGTTGTCATCGACATGTTTGATTGTTCCATTGGcaacaaataattttcctgATTTTTCAAACCCGGAATtg GGATTTGAAGCACGTGGTACAGCATTAGCACAAAGATTAACTGCTTGGTATAATTTAATGAGAGCAACTGGTGCTCGTGGTCAACTTATTGATAATCctattgaatattataattatttattacagccAACTAAgcag AATACAACAGATTTATTCAACGGTACCAGAACAATAGCCGGTATACTCCGGAAGAAgccgaaaaataaaaacaagaagaaaaaatacaataaactaACAAACGAAACAAGTACGGGTGAAAGTAAAGACCAATGGGACGAATTGCTTAGActgaaaaacaataaaaatcgaCCGGCACACATCCACGACCCAGTGGAAAACAATAACGAAGAATTTTTCTGCCACGTCCCCAGCTCCTCTTACGCCCGGGTTGTCATCGGTTCGGACAACAAAGATAAGAATTTATGGTCACTGGAGGGCGTCTTGGCTCAGTGTCACATCGACGCGATGCTAAGAGCGAATCCTGAATTTCCAAATCTTTGCGAGCTTCGTTCTGTTCGAAATCCCGACAGTAAAATATGCTGCCGCAGCTGGTCTCCGGCGAACTACGTTGCGTTTTTGTCAAACCGGACTTCATGTTTGGGTGTAACTGACACCGACTTAAgtagaattgaaaatttattgaaacgcTGCGCTTATTATTATCGGAACCGTCATTTGACTGCTGATTGTTCTGAAGATTTTAATTGTCAGAAACAAGTCCCCGCAGAATGTTACAAACACAACAATGCGCCTTATCATTTACTCCATTATCTATTGGATTCTGACTTCATGTCATCAGAC gtaattaaaaataacacgaATGCAACACTTGGAGCCGCGATGTTATTTTTGCCAATAGCTGCTAGTTCAGCGTCACTGAAATTTTACAAGAACATCGCAATTGACGGTCTAACATACGGCAATTTTCGGGTAGTGGCAATGGAGTTGGGTTTAAAAAGCACATTATTTGACCGTCTACTCGTTTCTGATTcgtcatttttattatctggCTTTGCGTTTGTTACTATTTGTATCTGGGCTTACACAAGTTCAATTATTCTCACGTTATCAGCAATAATGGCCGTTATTTTTAGTCTCGGTATTTCCTACGCTATTTATACTCTGGTCATaagaatcaatttttttccttttatgaatttattggCGATCGTTGTTGCCGTTG gAATTGGTGCAGATGACGCATTTATATTTTGCAAAATATGGGAAGAAaacaaacaagaaaaaatatcaaatggcGGCATGACGAAATTAGTACAAAAAACGTTAGTTCACGCAGTACCGTCGATGCTCGTGACATCACTGACTACAGCTGTCGCATTTTTTGCATCAATTGTCAGTAATGTTACGGCAATAAATTGTTTTAG tttgtTTTCAGGAATGACAGTGATAGCAAATTTTTTCCTTATGGTAACATGGCTGCCAGCAAGTGTCGTCGTATCTGAGCACTGtcacatcgtaattttatCACCAGCAAATTTTATGGTGCGAAAAATAATACGTCCATTGAAAATAACAATGGATAAAGTGTCAATAGGCTTCAGTAATACGTTGTCACGTATAGTTATCGGACTACGCTGGCTATGGCTGCCAATTTTCGGTGCCTTAGCACTAGCCGGTGGTATGATTGTATTTAGTTACCCTGGTTTGCGTTTGCCAGATTCACCAAACTTCCAATTATTCGACAGTTCACATCAATTTGAACGATACGATTTGCAGTACGCTCGAAAATTTTGGTTTGAAAAACGTGAATCG gGTGAAGGAGAAGGATTATTGCCACTGCGGTTCGTCTGGGGGATAAAACCAGTAGACAATGGCAATTATTTAGACCCATATTCCCGCGGGGAGCTTGAATTCGACGAGACATTCGACATATCCGACCAAAAATCCCAAGTATGGTTACACaaattctgtaaaaatttaCGAGCTCAGCCTTTTTATCACAACACCGAGGGTCCAATGTTGTCCAACTGCTTCATCGAGTCATTCCGAACATGGATGACCAGACGCTGCGAGGATGTAATCGATCCCCAATTAAGTCGAGCTCCTTGTTGTGAAGCCAGTCCTTATCCTTACAAGCCTCAGGTGCTGCGACGGTGCGTTGCCGAAGCAAGCGCGGATCTTTATCGCACCCCGTCTTATTTATGGACACGTGGGGGGACAGTTGCAGGTGGGATGAAGTATTTGAAAGATTCTGTTAAGCCTCCAGCTCAGTTActtagcaataataataacagtattaGTAATAGCAACAGTACAGCATTAAAAATGCCATTGCCTAAAATAATGGCGTTAATTGTCGAATATGACAGTACATACTCTTACAGTTTATCGTTTTCTGAAATGaacgaatttttcaaaaaagtagaAAACTGGATGCAGCAGCAGTTGAGTACAGCGCCGAGGGGAATGAAAAACGGATGGTTTGTAAGCCAGCTAGAATTTTACGAACTGCAGCGGACACTTTATGAAGGGACGCTTTGGGCGATGGTCGTGTCAATGATTCTGGCACTCGTCGTGCTGGCGCTGGTGACACTGAACCCCCTAGTGAGTCTCTACGCCATTTTAACGATCGGCGGTGCCATTTTGACAACAGTCGCGGCGCTTGTTCTGCTGGGATGGAGACTAAATGTCCTGGAAAGCGTGACAGTATCGACGGCAATCGGACTGGCAGTTGACTTTAGTCTTCATTACAGCGTAAGCTATCGAGCTTGCAAGTCGGACAAAAAAGCTGACCGCGTCAAAAGGGTTCTCGAGCAAATGGGAGGCCCGACGCTGATGGCCGCCGCTACCAGCGGAGTCTCGGGGGCCCTTATGTTGCCTTCTCATGTGCTGGCTTACATACAGATCgcgatatttttacttttgataaTGGGGGTCAGTTGGCTGTACGCAACATTTTTTCTGTGCCCACTGCTGGCAGTTCTTGGCCCCTCGCCGGAGTTCGCTCAGTTTCACTACGCGAggttgagaaaattttttccgggtTTTCGGGGCGACGGGGGAGCTGACAGAAAAGAGGATGCAAGTGACAGCGCGGGTAACAGCAGCTGCAGGAGCAGCAAAGTTGACTGgcggaaaaaaaacaaatctgGGTGCATGCTGTCCGAGTCAAATTTGAGCACCTCGAGTACTGTCTGTCAGTTGCATTATCCGGACATAGAAATACGTCTTCCGGCTTCAGAGTCTTCATTGCCATCACCTTCCTCACCTTTACTATATCTTGATTCCAATCAGACTGATTCTATTAATAGTAgacgtaaataa
- the LOC130663139 gene encoding putative uncharacterized protein DDB_G0282133 isoform X1 has translation MDFCTSTPLVVAKQNSSRVNNDNKLNQKLFINNPDPNNNNDSNNNNNNSNNNNNNNIFFDEYWEKINGPKFVDFANGIPEPRDSFFDGRQSICPTPVKEENFLHYNNDLINTLENFSLGSENDDDVEDITLKADTTVQELNTNETSVINCGDTSIDRRLSRLSTTPQPFSFESREKDKQERKLAKKQFLQTNDHEKQTGFKARPAPKFKNPIRNPIKQIKKEEKRPVREEVPRVKNEVKSAQEFFNWKKETKPVVCKGSIKEEVISPINLSPVEKVDKSVSCTIEELESQLSVQVRDNDGSAEPKHRKKIEVWNQKPFQVNLPKRRILVPKSPKLRTAERARERKLFEEKLKKREKDFEEFHKILSETQREKEKDEIARLRQQATFKARPMPKYPDVKVSVPFKRPLVNPPIPQITKRPRRNEN, from the exons atggatttttgTACAAGTACGCCACTTGTTGTGGCCAAACAAAATTCTTCGCGtgttaataatgataataaattaaatcaaaaattatttattaataatcctgatccaaataataataatgatagtaataataacaataataatagtaataataataataataataatatattttttgatgagTACTGGGAAAAAATAAACGGCCCAAAATTTGTAGATTTTGCAAATGGAATTCCAGAGCCGCGTGATtcattttttg ATGGACGCCAGTCGATTTGTCCGACTCCAGTAAAAGAAGAAAATTTCTTGCATTATAATAATGATCTTATTAA tacattggaaaatttttcattgggTTCAGAAAATGATGATGACGTTGAAGACATTACACTTAAAGCTGATACAACTGTACAAGAATTAAATACTAATgag acGAGTGTAATTAATTGTGGGGATACGAGTATTGATAGAAGACTATCACGTTTATCAACAACACCTCAGCCGTTTAGTTTTGAATCCCGCGAAAAAGATAAACAAGAACGTAAATTAGCAAAGAAACAATTTttg cAGACAAATGACCATGAGAAACAAACGGGATTCAAAGCGCGCCCGGcgccaaaattcaaaaatccgATAAGAAATCCAATAAAGCAAATTAAGAAAGAGGAGAAACGTCCAGTGCGGGAAGAAGTTCCTCGAGTAAAAAATGAAGTCAAGTCGGCTCAGGAATTTTTCAACTGGAAAAAAGAAACTAAACCTGTGGTGTGCAAAGGGTCAATTAAAGAAGAAGTCATATCTCCGATAAATTTGTCTCCCGTTGAAAAAGTTGACAAAAGTGTTTCGTGTACCATCGAAGAGTTGGAAAGTCAACTGAGTGTACAAGTTAGAGATAATGATGGTAGTGCTGAGCCTAAGcacaggaaaaaaattgag gTTTGGAATCAGAAACCGTTTCAAGTAAATCTTCCAAAAAGACGAATTTTAGTTCCAAAGTCACCAAAATTACGAACTGCCGAAAGAGCACGGGagagaaaattatttgaagaaaaattgaaaaaaagagaaaaagatTTTGAAGAGTTTCATAAAATA ttgtcCGAAACTCAAAGAGAAAAGGAAAAAGATGAAATAGCCCGTCTACGTCAGCAAGCGACATTCAAAGCCCGTCCGATGCCAAAGTATCCAGATGTCAAAGTATCAGTTCCGTTTAAACGTCCACTTGTCAATCCGCCGATTCCCCAAATCACGAAACGCCCGCGtcgaaatgaaaattaa
- the LOC130663139 gene encoding putative uncharacterized protein DDB_G0282133 isoform X2: protein MDFCTSTPLVVAKQNSSRVNNDNKLNQKLFINNPDPNNNNDSNNNNNNSNNNNNNNIFFDEYWEKINGPKFVDFANGIPEPRDSFFDGRQSICPTPVKEENFLHYNNDLINTLENFSLGSENDDDVEDITLKADTTVQELNTNETSVINCGDTSIDRRLSRLSTTPQPFSFESREKDKQERKLAKKQFLTNDHEKQTGFKARPAPKFKNPIRNPIKQIKKEEKRPVREEVPRVKNEVKSAQEFFNWKKETKPVVCKGSIKEEVISPINLSPVEKVDKSVSCTIEELESQLSVQVRDNDGSAEPKHRKKIEVWNQKPFQVNLPKRRILVPKSPKLRTAERARERKLFEEKLKKREKDFEEFHKILSETQREKEKDEIARLRQQATFKARPMPKYPDVKVSVPFKRPLVNPPIPQITKRPRRNEN from the exons atggatttttgTACAAGTACGCCACTTGTTGTGGCCAAACAAAATTCTTCGCGtgttaataatgataataaattaaatcaaaaattatttattaataatcctgatccaaataataataatgatagtaataataacaataataatagtaataataataataataataatatattttttgatgagTACTGGGAAAAAATAAACGGCCCAAAATTTGTAGATTTTGCAAATGGAATTCCAGAGCCGCGTGATtcattttttg ATGGACGCCAGTCGATTTGTCCGACTCCAGTAAAAGAAGAAAATTTCTTGCATTATAATAATGATCTTATTAA tacattggaaaatttttcattgggTTCAGAAAATGATGATGACGTTGAAGACATTACACTTAAAGCTGATACAACTGTACAAGAATTAAATACTAATgag acGAGTGTAATTAATTGTGGGGATACGAGTATTGATAGAAGACTATCACGTTTATCAACAACACCTCAGCCGTTTAGTTTTGAATCCCGCGAAAAAGATAAACAAGAACGTAAATTAGCAAAGAAACAATTTttg ACAAATGACCATGAGAAACAAACGGGATTCAAAGCGCGCCCGGcgccaaaattcaaaaatccgATAAGAAATCCAATAAAGCAAATTAAGAAAGAGGAGAAACGTCCAGTGCGGGAAGAAGTTCCTCGAGTAAAAAATGAAGTCAAGTCGGCTCAGGAATTTTTCAACTGGAAAAAAGAAACTAAACCTGTGGTGTGCAAAGGGTCAATTAAAGAAGAAGTCATATCTCCGATAAATTTGTCTCCCGTTGAAAAAGTTGACAAAAGTGTTTCGTGTACCATCGAAGAGTTGGAAAGTCAACTGAGTGTACAAGTTAGAGATAATGATGGTAGTGCTGAGCCTAAGcacaggaaaaaaattgag gTTTGGAATCAGAAACCGTTTCAAGTAAATCTTCCAAAAAGACGAATTTTAGTTCCAAAGTCACCAAAATTACGAACTGCCGAAAGAGCACGGGagagaaaattatttgaagaaaaattgaaaaaaagagaaaaagatTTTGAAGAGTTTCATAAAATA ttgtcCGAAACTCAAAGAGAAAAGGAAAAAGATGAAATAGCCCGTCTACGTCAGCAAGCGACATTCAAAGCCCGTCCGATGCCAAAGTATCCAGATGTCAAAGTATCAGTTCCGTTTAAACGTCCACTTGTCAATCCGCCGATTCCCCAAATCACGAAACGCCCGCGtcgaaatgaaaattaa
- the LOC130663138 gene encoding Bardet-Biedl syndrome 1 protein homolog has translation MERAISSKLSSSRWLEAVWEPSAKLNVLPGGLEMMDVAGDGEARLIAIDLGDELADDAKVRVFKGSDQVQEYSMLHPPCGVVGFYTENNEPKSAVVAVASCTDIFFYKNMKPHFKYSLPFLDAHPKEKEIWHKAGVEQEVNIKVLYEDLELLVKELGSSFISPRTLKFLSLDENLRYEFADLYRSVPLNRPDCATTIGTIRKDSWNDPASSCLVIGTEEGFILILDPRSFHLAEKFQLGWAPVTTVSAGLWSGEGQIFVVSREFEIGTLRKGCGTIKLWEDLAAPAVAMSILPGDGLAVVIMTGIVIGFTGKGQKLWEIKLPGLALDMISIPVQQSGLSLLAVSVPKTGVVIYDSQHHVDTITTFEPISAMKFGRMGQEERALAMVTINGGLCVKILKRTANFSTRSSTTSASNTTETPHTKFSIPKKSRLFVEQTMRERQEAKKIYQSFEQSFLRLQLAVEKRAHEVIFSNTDSINNPITMEISVLGLGPTYVIRTLVASMAEETNEAGLFLVFRANETTFKPRVVDLPLLPPGIPMPAMVKATPRSAISEKVKVLLCRKGKMQPITSAIVMIPIAEPDIEV, from the exons atggaacgAGCGATAAGTTCAAAATTAAGCAGCAGCCGGTGGTTGGAAGCTGTTTGGGAACCCAGTGCCAAATTAAATGTTTTGCCTGGTGGTCTCGAGATGATGGATGTTGCTGGGGATGGTGAAGCTCGACTTATTGCTATCGATTTGGGTGATGAGCTTGCGGATGATGCAAag gtaCGTGTTTTCAAAGGAAGTGATCAAGTACAAGAATATTCAATGTTACACCCACCATGTGGAGTAGTTGGATTTTATACCGAAAATAATGAACCCAAATCAGCAGTAGTCGCAGTAGCTTCTTgtactgatatatttttttataaaaatatgaagcCACATTTCAAATACTCTTTACCATTTTTAGATGCTCATCCTAAAGAAAAAGAG atTTGGCATAAAGCTGGAGTAGAACaagaagtaaatataaaagttcTTTATGAAGATTTAGAGTTACTAGTAAAAGAACTGGGTTCATCTTTCATATCACCGCgtactttgaaatttttgtcacTCGATGAAAATCTACGATATGAATTCGCTGATTTGTATCGAAGCGTTCCTTTGAATCGACCGGATTGTGCGACGACTATTGGAACCATCAGAAAAGATTCGTGGAATGATCCAGCAAGTAGTTGTCTAGTTATTGGTACCGAGGAAGGatttatcttaattttggaTCCCAG atCGTTCCATTTGGCGGAAAAATTCCAACTGGGTTGGGCTCCAGTGACGACAGTCAGTGCAGGCTTGTGGTCTGGTGAAGGGCAAATATTCGTTGTCTCAAGAGAATTTGAGATCGGCACACTGAGGAAAGGTTGCGGGACAATAAAACTTTGGGAAGATCTGGCGGCTCCGGCTGTTGCGATGAGTATTTTACCTGGCGATGGCCTGGCAGTCGTGATAATGACCGGAATCGTTATCGGTTTTACTGGCAAAGGTCAAAAGTTAtgggaaataaaattacctggctTAGCACTTGATATGATAAGTATTCCTGTTCAACAATCTGGCTTATCATTACTTGCTGTCAGTGTGCCCAAAACAGGAGTTGTCATTTATGATTCACAGCACCATGTTGATACGATCACTACTTTTGAACCAATTTCTGCTATGAAG TTTGGTAGAATGGGGCAAGAAGAACGTGCATTAGCAATGGTAACAATTAACGGAGGGCTATGTGTCAAAATACTAAAACGTACAGCTAATTTTAGTACGCGATCTAGTACAACGTCAGCAAGCAACACAACCGAAACCCCCCAtactaaattttcaattccaaAAAAATCCCGATTGTTTGTCGAACAAACGATGCGCGAAAGACAGgaagccaaaaaaatttaccaaagttTCGAGCAGAGTTTTTTGAGGCTGCAATTGGCCGTGGAAAAAAGAGCACatgaagttattttttcaaatactgactcaataaataatccaatcactatggaaataaGTGTTCTTGGCCTAGGTCCGACATATGTGATACGGACTTTGGTGGCGAGTATGGCCGAAGAAACAAACGAAGCGGGACTATTTCTGGTTTTTCGAGCCAACGAAACGACATTCAAACCACGTGTCGTTGACTTACCTCTGCTTCCTCCCGGTATTCCCATGCCCGCGATGGTCAAAGCGACTCCCAGAAGTGCCATTTCAGAAAAAGTAAAAGTCTTATTGTGCAGAAAAGGTAAAATGCAACCGATCACCAGCGCTATTGTCATGATTCCCATCGCAGAACCAGACATCGAAGtataa